Proteins found in one Triticum urartu cultivar G1812 chromosome 4, Tu2.1, whole genome shotgun sequence genomic segment:
- the LOC125551229 gene encoding uncharacterized protein LOC125551229 isoform X1 has translation MDVLSKRFALFGFIAGWSIATSAETGPTFQLALVLVSCIYFLNDKMKEPWQGVCYRAWTLCEWLDSRFAAWIDCFKRNLLHFYYDSDFRSKLKQFGLQQVQASLLCLFQGSELNLQVIRFCQC, from the exons ATGGATGTCTTGTCAAAAAGATTCGCTCTCTTCGGCTTTATTGCTGGGTGGAGCATCGCAACCTCTGCTGAGACTGGACCTACCTTCCAG CTTGCACTGGTACTCGTCTCATGCATATACTTTCTCAACGACAAGATGAAAGAACCTTGGCAGGGCGTCTGCTACAGG GCTTGGACTCTTTGCGAGTGGCTGGATAGTAGGTTCGCTG CATGGATAGATTGTTTCAAGAGGAATTTACTGCACTTTTATTATGATTCAGATTTCAGAAGTAAGCTAAAACAATTTGGTTTGCAGCAGGTTCAGGCAAGTCTTTTGTGTTTGTTTCAAGGTTCAGAA TTGAATCTCCAAGTTATAAGATTCTGTCAGTGTTGA
- the LOC125551229 gene encoding uncharacterized protein LOC125551229 isoform X2 has protein sequence MDVLSKRFALFGFIAGWSIATSAETGPTFQLALVLVSCIYFLNDKMKEPWQGVCYRAWTLCEWLDSRFAAWIDCFKRNLLHFYYDSDFRSKLKQFGLQQVQLNLQVIRFCQC, from the exons ATGGATGTCTTGTCAAAAAGATTCGCTCTCTTCGGCTTTATTGCTGGGTGGAGCATCGCAACCTCTGCTGAGACTGGACCTACCTTCCAG CTTGCACTGGTACTCGTCTCATGCATATACTTTCTCAACGACAAGATGAAAGAACCTTGGCAGGGCGTCTGCTACAGG GCTTGGACTCTTTGCGAGTGGCTGGATAGTAGGTTCGCTG CATGGATAGATTGTTTCAAGAGGAATTTACTGCACTTTTATTATGATTCAGATTTCAGAAGTAAGCTAAAACAATTTGGTTTGCAGCAGGTTCAG TTGAATCTCCAAGTTATAAGATTCTGTCAGTGTTGA